The sequence TTGAAGCCAAAGTAACTGCTAAAGAAATACAAGAAAGATTGGGACATTCTGAAATATCCATGACATTAGATATTTACACACACATCACAAAAGAAGTAGAAAAAGAAACTGTAAAAAAACTTACCAATCACATATCATTCTAGTTTTTTTCTTAAACGTATTCAATTTAGGATTCAAATTTCAGCAAACTAAATAAAAAGAAGCTAGAATCCTTATGCAACAAGGATTCTAGCTCATTATTAAAATTCTTATTTTGTTTCACGGTGTAAAGTAACTTTTCTTTCACGTGGACAATATTTTTGTTTTTCCAAACGATCAGGATTGTTACGTTTATTTTTGCTTGTTAGGTAGTTACGTTCTTTACAAGAAGTACATTCTAAAGTAATGTTTACGCGCATGTGTTTTCCCTCCTATATCTAATTTCGTATTCCTAAGATATTTCTTAGCCTCAAATATCATATCATGTTTATTCAAGAATTTCTACCCTTTTGACGAAATTTGTAAAGGAAAACTACTTTACAAATTTTTATTGTTGTTTATAATCTGCATACGCATCTACAATGGCTTTAGCCATCAATTGATTTGGTCTGGTACTTTCACTTGTTAAATGAGGTAAAATCACGCTGACAGCAATCTCAGGGTCATTGTACGGTGCATATGCAACCACATTACTGTTGTATGTAGCATGCTCCCCTACATTTGTCTCAGCAGTACCCGTTTTCGCAGCCATGTCTAATTTTGCCCCTTGCATATATTGTCCTGTAGTAAATGCACCTGAACCATGAACAACATCATAAAATCCTTGCTGAATGATATTCATTTGAGCTGGTGTAATATCAACTTTGTTTAATTCTTTTGGTGCAATTTCTTTTTTTAGATCACCGATTGCACCATCTGGATTATTATTGTAAATTCCCTGAACCAGATGCGGAGCAAATCGAGTGCCGCCATTTGCAACAGTTGAAGCATATTGAGCTAGTTGCATTGCTGTATACGTATCATATTGACCGAAAGACAAATCAAGTAAATGACCCGGCATTGGCGCTAATTTAGGATCATCAAATGCAGTATTCGAAATCCCTGTAGATTCTCCTGGTAAATCGATCCCAGTCGAAACACCCATCCCATACTCACCAAATGTTTTGCGTAAAACATCAAATAAAGTACGATCTCCAGTTTGATAAGGGAGTTTCATATTATATTGATAGTCTGTTTTCATCATTTTTAATACCAGTTTCATCATATACGCATTCGATGAGTACTCCAATGCTTGTTCTGCGTTAAGCTGTATTTGATTTCCTGGAATCCTATTGAAAACAGAAGATTTCTGTTCACTTCCATATATTTGCAATGGTTCATCTATCAGAACATCGTTCCCAGTGATCACACCTTGTTCGTATCCTGCTGAAATCGTGGCTCCCTTAACGACAGAACCAGGTTCAAACGCTTTATTAATGGTTGCTAAAGGATTGGATGTTAATTCATTGGTTGCTAGATCTCGATCTAAAGCGACCATAGCCATGACAGCACCCGTTTTAGGATTCATAACCACTACATAAGCACCATCTGAATAATTAGCGTTTCCTGTGCCTAATAATTGTTGATACTGCGACCGAACAACTTCTTCAATTTTTGTTTGAAAGCCTAAATCGATGGTTAATTTTAAATTATCCCCTTTTTCCCCTTCAGATAAAGGCTTTTGTGTAACGATTTTTCCGTTACTATCTAACGTTACTTCTGATTCAGCTTTTTTCCCTTGAAGAACATCTTCGTATTGTTTTTCCAAATAGCTTGTTCCTACACGGTCATTTCTTTCGTATCCTTTAGCTAAATACTCATCTGCTTCTTCTGCAGGTAATCCAGCTTTTTCTGAAGAAACTTTCCCTAAGATGCTTTTTAAAGCCATATCTTGCGGATAATCACGATCCCAATCCATCCCTGTAGAAACACCAGCGATTTCTGAGGTGTGCTCACCAATTATGGCGATTTCGTCTTGCGTTACACCTTCATTTTTGATAAAAGCAGTATTCAGCTCAGACACAGCATTCATCCGTTTAAATATCGTCGCCGCTTTCATCGTATGCTCATCAAAATTTATTTCCTCGGGGGTTACTTTATCTACTGTTAATACGTATAAAGTACCCTGATCAGTGATTTTATTTCCTTTTTCATCTTGCTTATCTTGATCTGTTAAACGATCTTGAGCAACTTT is a genomic window of Enterococcus haemoperoxidus ATCC BAA-382 containing:
- the rpmG gene encoding 50S ribosomal protein L33; amino-acid sequence: MRVNITLECTSCKERNYLTSKNKRNNPDRLEKQKYCPRERKVTLHRETK
- a CDS encoding penicillin-binding transpeptidase domain-containing protein, encoding MKKMSFLDKLKKDNEEPMTQKSKKSHIPFRLNLLFFVIFGLFVALIVRLGYLQIAEGQQFSEKADANSTLKIKSSAPRGQIYDASGNVLVGNKSNLAITYTRGKKVKTEELLAVANKVNDLIDVPADELTERDKKDFWLANPDNLKVAQDRLTDQDKQDEKGNKITDQGTLYVLTVDKVTPEEINFDEHTMKAATIFKRMNAVSELNTAFIKNEGVTQDEIAIIGEHTSEIAGVSTGMDWDRDYPQDMALKSILGKVSSEKAGLPAEEADEYLAKGYERNDRVGTSYLEKQYEDVLQGKKAESEVTLDSNGKIVTQKPLSEGEKGDNLKLTIDLGFQTKIEEVVRSQYQQLLGTGNANYSDGAYVVVMNPKTGAVMAMVALDRDLATNELTSNPLATINKAFEPGSVVKGATISAGYEQGVITGNDVLIDEPLQIYGSEQKSSVFNRIPGNQIQLNAEQALEYSSNAYMMKLVLKMMKTDYQYNMKLPYQTGDRTLFDVLRKTFGEYGMGVSTGIDLPGESTGISNTAFDDPKLAPMPGHLLDLSFGQYDTYTAMQLAQYASTVANGGTRFAPHLVQGIYNNNPDGAIGDLKKEIAPKELNKVDITPAQMNIIQQGFYDVVHGSGAFTTGQYMQGAKLDMAAKTGTAETNVGEHATYNSNVVAYAPYNDPEIAVSVILPHLTSESTRPNQLMAKAIVDAYADYKQQ
- a CDS encoding tyrosine-type recombinase/integrase, with amino-acid sequence MFTDINGKMIYRTDIYQRSKRLAEKANLPNIGCHGFRHTHATLLFEAKVTAKEIQERLGHSEISMTLDIYTHITKEVEKETVKKLTNHISF